In a genomic window of Paracoccaceae bacterium:
- a CDS encoding replication initiator protein A → MSKTPTERGQLDLFHALPGEFAPRDAQDLMAYPFFSLAKSRRIRPIEFTSGNVEIRVEAVADHGMATIWDADILIWAASQIVEARDAGLRTSRLMAATPYQILNFIGRGTSARDYHRLKAGLDRLQSTTICTSIRQPVEGRRHRFSWINEWQVRSDALGRPDGIELIVPDWFYQAVLDNTLILTIDPDYFDLTGGLDRWLYRLVRKHGGRQRAGWRFEFRHCMCVCVCVCVCVCVCVCVCVCVCVCVCVCVCVCVCVFFFFFFFFFPQIRQPLAIQAVCF, encoded by the coding sequence ATGTCAAAAACCCCTACCGAACGCGGCCAGCTCGATCTTTTCCATGCGTTGCCCGGTGAATTCGCGCCGCGTGACGCGCAAGACCTCATGGCCTATCCGTTCTTTTCGCTCGCAAAGAGCCGCCGCATCCGGCCCATCGAATTTACCTCCGGAAATGTCGAAATCCGTGTCGAGGCGGTAGCTGACCATGGGATGGCCACGATCTGGGATGCCGATATCCTGATCTGGGCCGCGAGCCAGATCGTCGAGGCTCGCGACGCCGGTCTCAGAACATCACGCCTGATGGCAGCGACGCCTTACCAAATCCTCAATTTCATCGGTCGCGGCACCTCGGCGCGTGATTATCACCGGCTGAAGGCCGGACTTGACCGGCTACAATCCACGACGATCTGTACATCGATCCGCCAACCCGTTGAGGGACGGCGGCACCGGTTTTCTTGGATCAACGAATGGCAAGTGCGCTCCGATGCACTGGGCCGACCCGATGGAATCGAACTGATCGTCCCGGACTGGTTCTATCAAGCGGTGCTGGACAACACGCTGATCCTCACCATCGACCCTGACTATTTCGACCTGACTGGTGGCTTGGATCGTTGGCTCTATCGCCTCGTGCGTAAGCACGGCGGTCGTCAACGCGCAGGATGGCGGTTCGAATTCCGCCATTGCATGTGTGTGTGTGTGTGTGTGTGTGTGTGTGTGTGTGTGTGTGTGTGTGTGTGTGTGTGTGTGTGTGTGTGTGTGTGTGTGTGTGTGTGTGTGTGTGTGTGTGTTTTTTTTTTTTTTTTTTTTTTTTTTTTTCCTCAAATCCGGCAGCCTCTCGCCATTCAAGCGGTTTGCTTTTGA
- a CDS encoding DUF2285 domain-containing protein, producing MQPAPAVLEDASPLTPLPNTTTISDRDGLHHLNDAGDERRVQILQCEPDSTALVAVVPLGHEGFARLDAVYRLLAQLHGRAIPADKRLTRQKRLRAKRMLQAHDGRLAGASQREIAEVVFKLPAISRDEWQSASQRFAVMALLRDAGRMVDGGYLTLLRPRKHG from the coding sequence TTGCAGCCAGCGCCCGCGGTACTGGAGGATGCGAGTCCGCTGACCCCACTCCCCAACACGACCACCATTTCCGACCGGGACGGCCTCCATCATCTCAATGATGCCGGGGATGAACGCCGTGTCCAGATCCTTCAATGCGAACCCGACAGTACCGCGTTGGTCGCGGTTGTACCGCTCGGCCACGAGGGGTTCGCTCGGCTGGATGCGGTATATCGGCTTCTTGCACAGCTTCATGGACGGGCTATTCCTGCCGACAAACGTCTGACACGCCAGAAGCGCCTGCGCGCCAAACGCATGCTGCAGGCCCATGATGGGCGGCTTGCCGGGGCCTCTCAGCGTGAGATTGCAGAGGTGGTCTTCAAGTTGCCAGCGATCAGCCGGGACGAGTGGCAAAGCGCGTCGCAACGCTTTGCCGTTATGGCGCTCTTGCGCGATGCCGGACGGATGGTTGACGGCGGGTACCTGACACTGCTGCGACCGAGAAAACATGGGTGA
- a CDS encoding DUF2285 domain-containing protein yields MAQTDTAFLDAPPASETLTEYDHAHMVLYLRLFDAAEEGADWREVVKILFGLDPVKAPERCRRVYDSHLARARWMTEQGYRELLQGGGDGPSG; encoded by the coding sequence ATGGCACAGACCGACACAGCATTTCTCGACGCGCCACCGGCAAGCGAGACACTTACCGAATACGACCACGCGCATATGGTCCTCTACCTCCGCCTCTTCGACGCCGCAGAGGAAGGCGCTGACTGGCGCGAGGTGGTCAAGATCCTGTTTGGCCTTGATCCGGTGAAGGCACCCGAGCGCTGCAGACGCGTCTATGATAGTCACCTTGCGCGGGCGCGCTGGATGACCGAGCAGGGGTATCGCGAGCTCCTCCAGGGAGGCGGCGACGGCCCAAGCGGCTGA
- a CDS encoding DUF4238 domain-containing protein codes for MTDDDAELHIDLREEMILELARLQIWLGERVVEQRINNRPPNTINPEVEREACLGPKGADTISRTARMAYDHVWKKITDERWKPKSTNALKRAKNPRKAKLAVKPVAKNHFIPRWFLKDNWATDDLLRRWQCTKKGWTSSPRNFGKWGFRHALYSDQLEAYFALLEGDAKRPVEMLLDTRPLNGPQREAFVGFLIIQMLRNPHFIETIEKDIALMIAEGGHDNVPKTARQVYETLFQNNELYNRFAQPIIQSRWAIVKSNTPIFVLPDRFSLQEDLGDGLRTIVPLTPKACFVTLLDREVEKRVVPYFLLADEALARRISATLIAGSKSEFVSHPDFVPDLTNAAGLNNLLSAIGDAITTRLRSRGELE; via the coding sequence GTGACCGACGATGACGCAGAGCTCCACATTGATTTGCGCGAAGAAATGATTCTAGAGCTTGCGCGCCTGCAAATTTGGCTTGGGGAACGCGTGGTTGAACAGCGCATCAACAACAGGCCACCTAATACTATAAATCCTGAAGTGGAACGAGAAGCCTGTCTGGGTCCGAAAGGCGCGGATACCATTTCCAGGACAGCACGCATGGCCTATGACCATGTCTGGAAAAAAATCACAGACGAACGCTGGAAACCCAAGTCGACAAATGCTCTTAAGCGGGCAAAGAATCCTCGAAAAGCGAAGCTTGCCGTCAAACCCGTCGCAAAAAATCACTTCATCCCTAGGTGGTTCTTGAAAGACAATTGGGCCACCGATGACCTTCTTCGTCGATGGCAATGCACCAAAAAAGGTTGGACCTCATCGCCGCGCAACTTTGGAAAATGGGGATTTCGCCATGCACTGTATAGCGATCAGCTTGAGGCATATTTCGCACTGCTGGAAGGGGATGCCAAGAGACCAGTAGAAATGCTGTTGGATACGCGCCCCCTCAATGGACCGCAAAGAGAGGCGTTCGTCGGCTTTCTGATCATTCAGATGCTGCGAAACCCACATTTCATTGAAACCATTGAAAAAGACATTGCACTCATGATTGCCGAGGGTGGGCACGACAACGTTCCCAAAACGGCGCGCCAGGTATATGAAACGCTGTTTCAAAACAATGAGCTCTACAACCGCTTTGCTCAGCCAATTATTCAAAGCCGGTGGGCGATTGTTAAATCAAACACTCCAATCTTCGTGCTTCCGGACAGATTTAGTCTTCAGGAAGATCTTGGTGATGGCTTGCGCACGATTGTCCCTCTAACGCCTAAAGCTTGCTTTGTGACATTGCTCGACAGAGAGGTAGAAAAACGGGTCGTGCCTTATTTCCTTCTTGCAGACGAGGCGCTTGCCAGGCGGATTTCCGCAACGCTAATCGCAGGATCAAAATCTGAGTTCGTGTCGCATCCTGACTTTGTGCCAGACCTCACAAACGCAGCCGGACTTAACAACCTGCTAAGTGCAATCGGCGATGCGATCACGACGCGACTGCGTTCGCGAGGCGAGCTAGAATGA
- a CDS encoding helix-turn-helix domain-containing protein, translating into MQPDHAPFPPRYLRTKEAAQFLSLSARTLEKHRTYGTGPAYHKLGGRVVYSIEELEAWVKLGSVTSTTDPRGGQVLPAKRHVLTATSPAGRAFR; encoded by the coding sequence ATGCAACCCGATCACGCTCCATTTCCGCCACGCTATCTTCGCACCAAGGAAGCCGCGCAGTTCCTCAGCCTATCTGCGCGCACCCTTGAGAAACACCGTACCTACGGCACCGGCCCCGCCTATCACAAGCTCGGGGGGCGCGTTGTCTATTCGATTGAGGAGCTGGAGGCTTGGGTGAAACTCGGTTCCGTCACCTCGACGACCGACCCACGCGGAGGTCAGGTCTTGCCCGCCAAGCGCCATGTGCTCACCGCGACCTCGCCCGCGGGTCGGGCCTTTCGCTGA